The Musa acuminata AAA Group cultivar baxijiao chromosome BXJ3-6, Cavendish_Baxijiao_AAA, whole genome shotgun sequence region CCTGTGAAAGATCTGAAGCTGCAAGACGGACATAGAGATCCTGAGTGCCATCCTGGAGGCCCAGCAGTCCCCCAGACCAAAACAGGCATCCAGTTCCATTCGCATAGGCTGCAGCATAAGCAGTGCAAGAACAGTCCCTGCCGCAGCTGGATTCGCAGTCCTCCAGGCTCACACTGGAATCCCCTTCTCTTGAGGAGAAGATGGGGAGCTTCACATTCGTCAACCCGAAGAATACATCCCTCTCGCACTCCGTCGTCGGCGTCCGCCTCATGCACCCCTCCGACCAGTCGTTGGATCTCCATCGCTGATAAGAAGCGGGAACGAAACCATACATGCACCGGCAAGTAGTGGAGTTATCGTGGCTGCCGCTGCAGATCCCATTGGCTCCACAAGTTGCACGGACTTCACAAGGAAGCTCCTTCGGCTGCACCCATAACACAACCCATTCCTCTTCGCTCTCCAACCATATGAACTGCTTGAACTGGCCTGAAACCTCCATCACTCCCCTCGTGATCAAAGAGCTGTCTCCAAAAGTGTAGTAGTAGTAGCCATCGATCCAGTGAGGGGTGTAGGTGATGTTGTACTGGCCTGATGTCATCCGATTAACTAGTCCGAAACTTGTCCCGTTCCACAGTCCGCTCTGCCATTGCACCTCCCCCTTGTACCACATGAAGAACTGCTTTGTACCGTTCGGGTCGATCCCGGCGGAGAAGTCGCCAGGCCCGGGATCATCGGAGCTCCTCCAAGACGTGAGCAGCCGGTTTCTCTTGCCGTCCAACCCCAGCTTCATTCCAGGAAGAAAAGTATCGGTTGGATGATCGAAGCTCTGCCACAGGGGTTGCGCATCTTGGCTAGAGTTCCACTGCTTCAAAACGAGGTTACCCGAATCTAACAACGTAGCACTCGTGAGATTTGTGCTGCCTGTGTTAGATGCTATCATGATAGACGTGCCAATCTTGTCCAAGATCATCAGAGTTCCCTGTGCGTCGATTGTTAGGAACCCAGATATATTCGGAATGGGCCTCTCCCTGTTTCCGACCCATATGATGGTCCGAGGTGAGAGCTTTTGGTACCAAATCCCCAGATACCGATTGCTCGAGTTGGGAGGGCTGAAGAATCCCAGCTCGAACGTCTGGGCGGCGGAGATCAGCGTCTGGCCGTCACGGATGGATTGACCTGCTGAAAGAGTGTCTGCTGCGTGCGACGACCGAAGGGTGATGGTGGACAGGATCATGAACGCGAGGAAAACAGAGCAGCGATGCCTGCCTTTCTCCTCTTCCATGGTTGGACTAGTGATGATCTCTCGAGGACGAAGAGGTGGATTGGAAGTGACTAAATTGGTGCTAAGCTGCCATGTCCAGAGACGCGG contains the following coding sequences:
- the LOC135640780 gene encoding G-type lectin S-receptor-like serine/threonine-protein kinase At4g27290, whose product is MEEEKGRHRCSVFLAFMILSTITLRSSHAADTLSAGQSIRDGQTLISAAQTFELGFFSPPNSSNRYLGIWYQKLSPRTIIWVGNRERPIPNISGFLTIDAQGTLMILDKIGTSIMIASNTGSTNLTSATLLDSGNLVLKQWNSSQDAQPLWQSFDHPTDTFLPGMKLGLDGKRNRLLTSWRSSDDPGPGDFSAGIDPNGTKQFFMWYKGEVQWQSGLWNGTSFGLVNRMTSGQYNITYTPHWIDGYYYYTFGDSSLITRGVMEVSGQFKQFIWLESEEEWVVLWVQPKELPCEVRATCGANGICSGSHDNSTTCRCMYGFVPASYQRWRSNDWSEGCMRRTPTTECERDVFFGLTNVKLPIFSSREGDSSVSLEDCESSCGRDCSCTAYAAAYANGTGCLFWSGGLLGLQDGTQDLYVRLAASDLSQDSESKSSKPLIISIPLAAAGTVLLFGISMCYYRRRRKDKGEKETSQLLSSRSPPSASSVLSSDTIKPGENSKGSDSSSFSFKSVSAATDHFSDSNKLGEGGFGRVYRGLLEGQQVAVKRLARTSGQGIEEFQNEITLIANLQHKNVVRLLGYCIEKEENILIYEYMPNKSLDYYIFDRIRRSELSWAKRVVIIEGIAQGLLYLHKFSRFRVIHRDLKTSNILLDSEMNPKISDFGLARIFEQNEDQANTKRVVGTYGYMPPEYAMNGIFSTKFDVFSFGVIVLEIVSGRRTARFFDSESSSNLLRYSWELWREGKSLDLLDSSLDIPESGEEISRCINIALLCAQENAADRPTMSAVVSMLTSGAASLPAPRPPAFFLVAVSKKRLSSSLEGTSTENDATVTALTGR